Proteins encoded together in one Candidatus Bathyarchaeia archaeon window:
- a CDS encoding twin-arginine translocase TatA/TatE family subunit, translating to MISAWEWVIIILAVIVLLLWGPSKIPELARGLGRAKAEFERASREYLYESSKPAVKETKESSTESDETIILIAKALGLNTEGKSREQILQEILVNIIAKKQEK from the coding sequence ATGATTTCGGCTTGGGAATGGGTCATTATTATTCTTGCGGTAATAGTTCTGTTGCTTTGGGGACCTTCAAAGATACCTGAGCTTGCTAGGGGTTTAGGTAGGGCTAAGGCTGAGTTTGAAAGAGCCTCCAGAGAGTATCTTTACGAATCCTCAAAGCCTGCGGTTAAAGAGACGAAGGAGAGCTCAACTGAAAGCGACGAGACAATAATTTTGATAGCCAAGGCGCTCGGCTTAAACACGGAGGGAAAAAGTAGAGAGCAGATACTCCAGGAGATACTTGTCAACATTATTGCAAAGAAGCAGGAAAAGTAG
- a CDS encoding sugar phosphate isomerase/epimerase family protein, producing MKLSFSTLGCPNWDLQKIVRSAAEMGYDGVEFRGLLEDLDISRRPEFTRDLNKTKRLLADYGISISGISISARFAVVDPEEKREQFNEARQNMVLAAELGAPIVRIYGGRIPEGYTRETIMPIIAQNLREIGDEAEDHDVTLALETHDDWIDTALCAQLMREVNHKRVRILWDLHHPYRMRGESPEETYRNIGQYTVSVHVKDSIVEDNKVKYVLLGEGDIPIKEMLKMLLEGGYRGYAIVEWEKRWHPELLDPEIVFPQYARKMREWLNEIQAKGTTA from the coding sequence ATGAAGCTGTCGTTTAGCACTTTAGGCTGCCCTAATTGGGATCTGCAGAAGATTGTTAGGAGCGCCGCTGAGATGGGTTACGATGGTGTTGAATTTCGTGGTCTGCTTGAAGACCTAGATATAAGTAGACGCCCAGAGTTTACAAGAGATCTTAATAAAACGAAGAGGCTGCTGGCCGATTACGGGATCTCGATCTCCGGCATATCAATATCCGCCCGATTCGCCGTCGTAGACCCTGAAGAAAAAAGAGAGCAGTTTAATGAGGCTAGACAAAACATGGTGTTAGCCGCTGAATTAGGCGCCCCCATAGTTCGCATATATGGTGGCAGAATACCTGAAGGCTACACTCGCGAGACAATAATGCCTATAATCGCACAGAACCTGAGGGAGATCGGCGATGAAGCCGAAGACCATGATGTAACCCTAGCCTTGGAAACCCATGACGACTGGATTGACACCGCGCTTTGCGCTCAACTCATGAGGGAAGTTAACCATAAGCGTGTACGCATACTCTGGGACCTGCATCATCCATATAGAATGAGAGGCGAGAGCCCTGAGGAAACCTACAGAAATATTGGTCAATATACGGTCAGCGTGCATGTTAAAGACTCAATAGTAGAGGACAATAAAGTAAAATATGTTCTACTAGGGGAGGGAGACATCCCAATAAAAGAAATGCTTAAGATGCTATTAGAGGGGGGCTACCGCGGATACGCCATAGTGGAGTGGGAGAAAAGATGGCATCCAGAGCTCCTAGACCCCGAAATAGTTTTCCCACAATATGCGCGGAAAATGCGGGAATGGTTAAATGAAATCCAAGCTAAAGGCACAACTGCCTGA